Proteins found in one Coffea eugenioides isolate CCC68of chromosome 5, Ceug_1.0, whole genome shotgun sequence genomic segment:
- the LOC113771953 gene encoding F-box/kelch-repeat protein At1g57790-like, giving the protein MVLILAAAKQWRCMSPIVELEKHILSLWLMLPSTIERVECLVDPKLGVEHKYNIRMPQVIEEAMICYSKDGWLLMSRDKSWKLYNPLTKSIMCLLDSRPHCQTYYFSSLPNFSDCIVIAISFFPELEAVSLTRPWMSEWIAVELYKEENDGVYLRQTHFHPVFLHYYFYFLGENDCLGVVKLENSYATLTVHKLRRPCSAYDENFLVECGGEILAVFVGKAGGWL; this is encoded by the coding sequence ATGGTGTTGATTTTGGCCGCAGCAAAACAATGGAGATGTATGTCTCCAATAGTGGAGTTAGAGAAGCATATATTATCTCTATGGCTGATGCTTCCAAGCACAATCGAAAGAGTTGAATGTTTGGTGGATCCTAAACTCGGTGTTGAGCACAAGTACAACATAAGAATGCCTCAGGTAATTGAAGAAGCAATGATATGTTATTCCAAAGATGGTTGGTTATTAATGTCCAGAGACAAGAGTTGGAAGCTATACAATCCTCTAACCAAGTCTATTATGTGTTTGCTTGATTCTCGTCCACACTGTCAAACCTATTACTTCTCGTCTTTGCCTAATTTCTCAGATTGTATAGTTATAgcaatttctttcttccctGAACTTGAAGCTGTCTCCCTGACTCGTCCCTGGATGAGTGAATGGATTGCCGTAGAGTTATACAAGGAAGAAAACGACGGTGTTTATCTTAGACAAACCCATTTTCACCCTGTGTTTCTTCACTATTATTTCTACTTTTTAGGTGAGAATGATTGTTTGGGAGTTGTGAAATTAGAAAACTCATACGCGACTCTAACAGTTCACAAACTGAGAAGACCTTGTAGTGCTTATGACGAAAATTTCTTGGTAGAATGCGGTGGAGAGATTTTAGCAGTGTTTGTAGGCAAGGCTGGCGGATGGCTATGA
- the LOC113770563 gene encoding uncharacterized protein LOC113770563 isoform X3: protein MEASFVSKARTAFHSAAAKAEKVFADIKKSDSVADRAAEDSDRQSPIASTPDSVSSKDESKNSSDARNSRRRPAPIKTKHDWQERFRNLRIGRRGAEETEKAENPTMAYALFDENICFASEREVKDSKLDSLSEDSNISNENIIPATAIMRQLAVAVEAAKKYNSLKDLQASSRDSSPVRERAALGFSAMKSLVLREKDDKFINEFGSDEKVVSLIKSLLDAEGHFPGKNGDLGRGEFITVSSLTRDIHGAPAESFVVKLSEAIGSLKTLRKMSSFWCRVVAELRRIWSEGQYIPGIPPDDVPDLNSCLLYQQLQEAPLLTEDLIKETEEFVLRTGSVGAGCSQLLSDMQAFKAANPGCILEDFVRWHSPPDWMEGDINDEADETSDGGDLLSTRGQLSRRMQKEGNLWRELWETAKPIPAMRQTPLFDEDLAVEGILNILEDISPSELFEQLFISLLGSGFVIAESTLSTNLDLSKLFNECKDYIVATCQSGNWLEKIDDICQVYETVEAMLLNPHEATKSTVPPEETTPAGELKNQFKRLNFIFGSKDRQSQKDKKNMEDNPTRQPFSSMFSKKPPKPSNGSSADKAAGSVDNDWTIV from the exons ATGGAGGCCTCTTTCGTGTCCAAAGCTAGGACTGCCTTTCATTCAGCTGCTGCTAAAGCGGAAAAAGTCTTTGCGGACATCAAAAAATCTGATTCGGTTGCCGATCGAG CAGCGGAAGATTCTGATAGACAATCGCCGATTGCTTCGACGCCGGATTCTGTGAGTAGCAAGGACGAATCAAAG AACAGCAGTGATGCAAGGAATTCAAGGAGGAGACCGGCTCCGATAAAGACAAAGCACGACTGGCAGGAGAGGTTTAGAAACTTAAGGATAGGAAGAAGAGGTGCTGAGGAAACTGAGAAAGCTGAAAATCCAACAATGGCCTATGCACTTTTTGATGAGAATATATGCTTTGCAAGTGAGAGAGAAGTGAAG GACTCAAAGCTGGATTCACTGTCTGAAGATTCGAATATCTCAAATGAAAACATTATTCCTGCTACAGCTATTATGAGACAGCTTGCAGTAGCTGTTGA GGCCGCGAAGAAATATAATTCATTGAAGGATCTCCAGGCTTCATCAAGAGACTCTTCACCAGTGAGAGAGAGGGCTGCGTTGGGCTTCTCAGCAATGAAGTCTTTAGTACTACGGGAAAAGGATGATAAGTTCATCAATGAGTTTGGGTCGGATGAGAAAGTAGTCTCTCTGATCAAGTCACTACTAGATGCAG AAGGACATTTTCCTGGGAAGAATGGTGACCTTGGCCGAGGAGAATTTATCACTGTCTCATCTCTGACTAGAGATATTCATGGTGCTCCAGCTGAAAGTTTTGTTGTTAAGCTCTCTGAAGcaattggaagcttgaaaacCCTGCGGAAAATGTCATCCTTTTGGTGTAGAGTTGTTGCTGAA CTTAGAAGAATTTGGTCTGAAGGGCAGTATATTCCTGGCATTCCACCAGATGACGTCCCAGACTTGAATTCATGTCTTTTGTATCAGCAGTTACAG GAGGCACCTTTGCTAACGGAAGATCTTATCAAAGAAACAGAAGAGTTTGTGCTGCGAACTGGAAG TGTTGGTGCTGGTTGTTCCCAACTTCTGTCTGACATGCAGGCTTTCAAG GCAGCAAATCCAGGTTGTATATTAGAAGATTTCGTAAGGTGGCATTCACCCCCCGATTGGATGGAAGGTGACATTAATGATGAAGCCGATGAAACATCTGATGGTGGTGATTTGTTGTCAACGAGAGGTCAACTTAGTAGGAGGATGCAAAAAGAAG GTAATTTATGGCGGGAACTGTGGGAAACTGCAAAACCAATACCTGCAATGAGACAGACTCCCCTCTTTGATGAGGATCTTGCTGT GGAAGGTATTCTTAATATCTTGGAGGACATCTCACCTTCCGAGCTTTTTGAACAGCTGTTTATTTCTCTT CTGGGTTCAGGGTTTGTAATCGCTGAGTCTACGCTCTCAACAAATTTAGATCTGTCAAAGCTATTTAATGAATGCAAGGACTATATTGTTGCCACTTGTCAAAGCGGCAACTGGcttgaaaaaattgatgatATATGCCAG GTGTATGAAACAGTTGAGGCAATGTTGCTAAatccacatgaagctacaaaaAGTACAGTTCCACCCGAAGAAACAACACCTGCAGGTGAACTGAAAAACCAGTTCAAAAGGCTTAACTTCATCTTTGGTAGCAAAGATAGGCAGTCACAAAAAGACAAGAAGAATATGGAGGATAACCCAACCCGCCAACCATTCTCATCAATGTTCTCAAAGAAGCCTCCTAAGCCAAGTAATGGATCGTCAGCTGACAAAGCTGCTGGTTCTGTAGATAATGACTGGACAATTGTGTaa
- the LOC113770282 gene encoding dihydrolipoyllysine-residue succinyltransferase component of 2-oxoglutarate dehydrogenase complex 2, mitochondrial translates to MMLGVVRRKVASDASSALIKRKSWHWSRPVVSTPRVSTAVAEEIFFHPGCTRSFSDFTFSGSLDLTSSRGIKDNFLPQFTMHTWKRPFCSNSGDLVDAVVPFMGESISDGTLATFLKKPGDKVEVDEPIAQIETDKVTIDVTSPEAGVIQKFVAKEGDTVEPGTKIAVISKSGDGVTHVAPSEKPAEKATPEKKVEQPKQKVESAAAEVKKAEKPKTEAKASPPPPKVTATEPQLPPKERERRVPMTRLRKRVATRLKDSQNTFALLTTFNEVDMTNLMKLRSDYKDAFVEKHGVKLGLMSGFVKAAVSGLQNQPIINAVIDGDDIIYRDYIDISIAVGTPKGLVVPVIRNADKMNFAEIEKEINTLAKKASDGSISIDEMAGGSFTISNGGVYGSLLSTPIINPPQSAILGMHSIVNRPMVVGGNIVPRPMMYVALTYDHRLIDGREAVLFLRRIKDVVEDPRRLLLDV, encoded by the exons ATGATGCTGGGCGTTGTAAGGCGAAAAGTGGCTTCTGATGCTTCTTCTGCTTTG ATTAAAAGGAAATCATGGCATTGGAGTCGGCCTGTGGTTTCTACGCCTAGAGTTTCTACTGCTGTAGCTGAAGAG ATCTTCTTTCACCCAGGATGCACTCGCAGTTTCTCTGACTTCACTTTCTCTG GATCTTTGGACTTGACATCGTCAAG GGGAATCAAAGACAATTTTCTGCCTCAATTCACCATGCATACATGGAAAAGGCCATTTTGTTCTAATAGTG GTGATCTGGTTGATGCTGTTGTTCCTTTTATGGGGGAATCAATATCCGATGGCACATTGGCAACGTTCTTGAAGA AACCTGGTGACAAAGTAGAAGTTGATGAGCCTATTGCTCAGATTGAAACAGACAAG GTGACAATTGATGTTACTAGTCCTGAAGCAGGCGTAATCCAAAAG TTCGTAGCCAAGGAAGGGGATACTGTAGAACCTGGCACTAAAATTGCTGTGATTTCAAAATCTGGTGATGGTGTAACTCATGTTGCTCCGTCTGAGAAGCCCGCCGAAAAAGCTACTCCTGAGAAAAAGGTGGAGCAACCAAAACAGAAAGTTGAATCTGCTGCTGCAGAAGTAAAGAAAGCTGAGAAGCCAAAAACTGAAGCCAAGGCTTCTCCACCTCCTCCTAAAGTAACTGCCACAGAACCCCAGCTTCCCccaaaagaaagggaaagacgA GTTCCTATGACAAGGCTCAGAAAACGAGTTGCCACGCGCTTGAAAGATTCTCAAAACACTTTTGCATTGTTGACAACTTTCAATGAAGTTGATAT GACTAATCTGATGAAACTTCGTTCCGATTACAAGGATGCCTTTGTTGAAAAGCACGGTGTGAAGCTAGGTCTTATGTCTGGGTTTGTAAAA GCTGCTGTTAGCGGACTCCAGAATCAGCCCATAATAAATGCTGTCATTGATGGTGATGATATCATTTATAGAGACTATATAGACATCAGTATAGCTGTTGGCACGCCAAAG GGCCTTGTCGTTCCTGTTATCCGCAATGCTGATAAGATGAACTTTGCTGAGATTGAGAAGGAGATCAACACGTTGGCTAAGAAGGCAAGTGATGGAAGTATATCAATCGATGAGATGGCAGGAGGGTCATTCACAATATCCAATGGTGGTGTTTATGGAAGCCTCTTGAGCACTCCAATAATCAATCCTCCTCAG TCGGCAATTCTGGGTATGCACTCAATAGTCAACCGTCCGATGGTTGTTGGAGGTAACATAGTTCCCAGACCTATGATGTATGTTGCACTGACCTATGACCACAGGCTGATTGATGGGAGAGAGGCAGTGCTCTTTTTGAGGAGAATCAAAGATGTGGTTGAAGATCCACGTCGCTTGCTCCTTGATGTATGA
- the LOC113770563 gene encoding rab3 GTPase-activating protein catalytic subunit isoform X1: protein MEASFVSKARTAFHSAAAKAEKVFADIKKSDSVADRAAEDSDRQSPIASTPDSVSSKDESKNSSDARNSRRRPAPIKTKHDWQERFRNLRIGRRGAEETEKAENPTMAYALFDENICFASEREVKDSKLDSLSEDSNISNENIIPATAIMRQLAVAVEAAKKYNSLKDLQASSRDSSPVRERAALGFSAMKSLVLREKDDKFINEFGSDEKVVSLIKSLLDAEGHFPGKNGDLGRGEFITVSSLTRDIHGAPAESFVVKLSEAIGSLKTLRKMSSFWCRVVAELRRIWSEGQYIPGIPPDDVPDLNSCLLYQQLQVINCCISRKRRRAIATESLDSVLRQASPTVDKSSDSESLNALNSVLYARTSTEELVLRLGADKKFDNLTMLETGEPVFTPVTQEAPLLTEDLIKETEEFVLRTGSVGAGCSQLLSDMQAFKAANPGCILEDFVRWHSPPDWMEGDINDEADETSDGGDLLSTRGQLSRRMQKEGNLWRELWETAKPIPAMRQTPLFDEDLAVEGILNILEDISPSELFEQLFISLLGSGFVIAESTLSTNLDLSKLFNECKDYIVATCQSGNWLEKIDDICQVYETVEAMLLNPHEATKSTVPPEETTPAGELKNQFKRLNFIFGSKDRQSQKDKKNMEDNPTRQPFSSMFSKKPPKPSNGSSADKAAGSVDNDWTIV, encoded by the exons ATGGAGGCCTCTTTCGTGTCCAAAGCTAGGACTGCCTTTCATTCAGCTGCTGCTAAAGCGGAAAAAGTCTTTGCGGACATCAAAAAATCTGATTCGGTTGCCGATCGAG CAGCGGAAGATTCTGATAGACAATCGCCGATTGCTTCGACGCCGGATTCTGTGAGTAGCAAGGACGAATCAAAG AACAGCAGTGATGCAAGGAATTCAAGGAGGAGACCGGCTCCGATAAAGACAAAGCACGACTGGCAGGAGAGGTTTAGAAACTTAAGGATAGGAAGAAGAGGTGCTGAGGAAACTGAGAAAGCTGAAAATCCAACAATGGCCTATGCACTTTTTGATGAGAATATATGCTTTGCAAGTGAGAGAGAAGTGAAG GACTCAAAGCTGGATTCACTGTCTGAAGATTCGAATATCTCAAATGAAAACATTATTCCTGCTACAGCTATTATGAGACAGCTTGCAGTAGCTGTTGA GGCCGCGAAGAAATATAATTCATTGAAGGATCTCCAGGCTTCATCAAGAGACTCTTCACCAGTGAGAGAGAGGGCTGCGTTGGGCTTCTCAGCAATGAAGTCTTTAGTACTACGGGAAAAGGATGATAAGTTCATCAATGAGTTTGGGTCGGATGAGAAAGTAGTCTCTCTGATCAAGTCACTACTAGATGCAG AAGGACATTTTCCTGGGAAGAATGGTGACCTTGGCCGAGGAGAATTTATCACTGTCTCATCTCTGACTAGAGATATTCATGGTGCTCCAGCTGAAAGTTTTGTTGTTAAGCTCTCTGAAGcaattggaagcttgaaaacCCTGCGGAAAATGTCATCCTTTTGGTGTAGAGTTGTTGCTGAA CTTAGAAGAATTTGGTCTGAAGGGCAGTATATTCCTGGCATTCCACCAGATGACGTCCCAGACTTGAATTCATGTCTTTTGTATCAGCAGTTACAGGTCATCAACTGTTGTATTTCCAGAAAAAGACGTCGTGCTATTGCAACTGAATCATTAGATTCAGTCTTAAGACAAGCTAGTCCAACTGTCGACAAGTCTTCTGATTCTGAAAGCTTAAATGCTTTAAATTCTGTCTTATATGCAAGAACTAGCACTGAGGAACTTGTTCTTCGATTAGGGGCTgataaaaaatttgataacttGACAATGCTGGAAActggtgaacctgtttttacACCTGTCACCCAG GAGGCACCTTTGCTAACGGAAGATCTTATCAAAGAAACAGAAGAGTTTGTGCTGCGAACTGGAAG TGTTGGTGCTGGTTGTTCCCAACTTCTGTCTGACATGCAGGCTTTCAAG GCAGCAAATCCAGGTTGTATATTAGAAGATTTCGTAAGGTGGCATTCACCCCCCGATTGGATGGAAGGTGACATTAATGATGAAGCCGATGAAACATCTGATGGTGGTGATTTGTTGTCAACGAGAGGTCAACTTAGTAGGAGGATGCAAAAAGAAG GTAATTTATGGCGGGAACTGTGGGAAACTGCAAAACCAATACCTGCAATGAGACAGACTCCCCTCTTTGATGAGGATCTTGCTGT GGAAGGTATTCTTAATATCTTGGAGGACATCTCACCTTCCGAGCTTTTTGAACAGCTGTTTATTTCTCTT CTGGGTTCAGGGTTTGTAATCGCTGAGTCTACGCTCTCAACAAATTTAGATCTGTCAAAGCTATTTAATGAATGCAAGGACTATATTGTTGCCACTTGTCAAAGCGGCAACTGGcttgaaaaaattgatgatATATGCCAG GTGTATGAAACAGTTGAGGCAATGTTGCTAAatccacatgaagctacaaaaAGTACAGTTCCACCCGAAGAAACAACACCTGCAGGTGAACTGAAAAACCAGTTCAAAAGGCTTAACTTCATCTTTGGTAGCAAAGATAGGCAGTCACAAAAAGACAAGAAGAATATGGAGGATAACCCAACCCGCCAACCATTCTCATCAATGTTCTCAAAGAAGCCTCCTAAGCCAAGTAATGGATCGTCAGCTGACAAAGCTGCTGGTTCTGTAGATAATGACTGGACAATTGTGTaa
- the LOC113769862 gene encoding imidazole glycerol phosphate synthase hisHF, chloroplastic yields MEAATFASATSRMLTLKSRSNSSSLFPIPSASCSLHFLRSKPAGEPLKFETSRSCSVRASASGDGVVTLLDYGAGNVRSVRNAIRYLGFNIKDVQTPEDIMNARRLIFPGVGAFAAAMDVLNQRGMAEALCSYIEQDRPFLGICLGLQLLFESSEENGPVKGLGLIPGIVGRFDSSKGYSVPHIGWNALQITEDSDILDDIGNRHVYFVHSYRAMPSDDNKDWISSTCNYGDKFIASVKRGNVHAVQFHPEKSGAVGLSILRRFLYPNNELTKKPVQGKASKLAKRVIACLDVRTNDKGDLVVTKGDQYDVREHTEDNEVRNLGKPVELAGQYYKDGADEVSFLNITGFRDFPLGDLPMLQVLRYTSENVFVPLTVGGGIRDFTDGNGRYYSSLEVASEYFRSGADKVSIGSDAVYAAEEFLKTGEKTGKSSLEQISWVYGNQAVVVSIDPRRVYVKDPDTVKFKTIPVRKPGPNGEKYAWYQCTVNGGREGRPIGAYELAKAIEELGAGEILLNCIDCDGQGKGFDIDLVKLISDAVSIPVIASSGAGAAEHFSEVFNHTNASAALAAGIFHRKEVSIQSVKEHLCEAGIEVRI; encoded by the exons ATGGAGGCGGCGACTTTTGCTTCAGCTACTTCGCGGATGCTAACGCTAAAATCTCGTTCAAATTCGTCGTCTCTTTTCCCCATTCCCTCTGCTTCTTGCTCTCTCCATTTTCTACGCTCTAAGCCTGCCGGAGaacctctcaaatttgaaacttcCAGAAGCTGCTCCGTCCGCGCCTCCGCTTCCGGCGACGGAG TGGTCACTCTGCTTGATTACGGTGCCGGGAATGTCCGGAGCGTGAGAAATGCAATTCGCTACCTCGGCTTTAATATTAAAGAT GTTCAGACTCCAGAGGACATCATGAATGCAAGACGCCTTATATTTCCTGGTGTAGGTGCATTTGCTGCTGCCATGGATGTGTTGAACCAGAGAGG GATGGCTGAGGCTCTTTGCAGTTACATTGAGCAAGATCGCCCATTCTTAGGCATTTGTCTTGGACTTCAGCTACTCTTTGAGTCAAGTGAGGAGAATGGACCGG TGAAAGGCCTTGGCTTGATTCCTGGCATAGTTGGAAGATTTGACTCATCAAAAGGTTATAGCGTACCTCATATTGGCTGGAATGCTCTTCAAATAACAGAAGACTCTGACATTTTGGATGATATAGGAAATCGACATGTGTATTTTGTGCATTCTTACCGTGCAATGCCG TCAGATGATAACAAAGATTGGATATCTTCTACCTGCAATTATGGCGACAAGTTCATTGCATCAGTAAAAAGAGGAAATGTTCATGCTGTCCAATTTCACCCAGAGAAGAGTGGAG CTGTTGGCCTTTCCATCCTGAGAAGGTTCTTATATCCAAATAACGAGTTGACAAAG AAGCCAGTCCAAGGGAAGGCCTCTAAACTTGCAAAGAGG GTTATTGCATGCCTTGATGTGAGGACTAATGACAAAGGTGATCTCGTTGTGACCAAAGGTGACCAATATGATGTAAGAGAGCACACAGAGGACAATGAG GTGCGAAATCTTGGAAAGCCGGTAGAACTTGCTGGGCAGTATTACAAAGATGGAGCTGATGAG GTTAGCTTTTTAAACATTACAGGTTTCCGTGACTTCCCTCTTGGCGATTTGCCAATGTTGCAG GTACTGAGATATACATCAGAGAATGTTTTTGTACCACTAACAGTTGGTGGAGGCATTCGTGATTTTACTGATGGAAATGGAAG ATACTATTCCAGTTTGGAGGTTGCTTCAGAATATTTTAGATCAGGGGCAGATAAGGTTTCAATTGGAAGTGATGCAGTTTATGCTGCCGAAGAATTTCTGAAAACTGGA GAAAAAACTGGGAAGAGCAGTCTAGAGCAGATCTCATGGGTTTATGGTAATCAG GCTGTGGTTGTTAGCATTGATCCTCGGAGGGTCTACGTGAAGGATCCAGATACTGTGAAATTCAAGACCATCCCAGTTAGAAAGCCAG GTCCAAATGGAGAAAAATATGCCTGGTATCAATGCACG GTCAATGGTGGTCGTGAAGGTCGACCGATTGGGGCATATGAGCTTGCTAAAGCCATCGAGGAACTTGGAGCTGGGGAAATCCTATTAAATTGTATTGACTGTGATG GTCAAGGGAAAGGATTCGATATAGATCTGGTGAAGTTAATCTCAGATGCTGTTAGCATCCCAGTGATTGCAAGCAGCGGGGCTGGAGCAGCAGAACACTTTTCAGAAGTTTTTAACCACACAAATGCATCTGCTGCGCTTGCTGCTGGCATTTTCCACAGAAAAGAG GTGTCTATTCAGTCTGTTAAAGAGCATCTATGCGAAGCAGGGATTGAGGTTAGAATTTAG
- the LOC113770565 gene encoding uncharacterized protein LOC113770565 — MNEPEACKMNGIGSQCPSISIFPYNDLKPPISSTKLLWLSKFSKYEPATCGFLCMHKRNRVFWFPTRVTSAPFFLAATSPPPNSGDFSVLFQTSAVMLLMYWIANFVVPWWVLKDLEVDKTNDERKRDRENSSDNR, encoded by the exons ATGAATGAACCTGAAGCTTGCAAGATGAATGGCATCGGCTCTCAGTGCCCTTCCATTTCTATATTTCCGTACAATGACTTGAAGCCCCCGATCAGCTCAACTAAGCTGCTGTGGCTCTCCAAATTCAGTAAATATGAACCTGCTACTTGTGGGTTTCTCTGTATGCATAAGCGGAACAGAGTATTTTGGTTTCCGACCAGAGTTACCTCCGCTCCTTTTTTTCTAGCCGCCACTTCGCCGCCGCCCAATTCAGGAGACTTCTCAGTCCTGTTTCAAACAAG TGCAGTGATGCTTTTGATGTACTGGATTGCAAATTTCGTTGTGCCATGGTGGGTTCTAAAAGATCTTGAAGTTGACAAAACAAATGACGAGAGGAAGCGAGACAGAGAAAATTCTTCAGACAACCGGTAA
- the LOC113770563 gene encoding rab3 GTPase-activating protein catalytic subunit isoform X2, which translates to MEASFVSKARTAFHSAAAKAEKVFADIKKSDSVADRAEDSDRQSPIASTPDSVSSKDESKNSSDARNSRRRPAPIKTKHDWQERFRNLRIGRRGAEETEKAENPTMAYALFDENICFASEREVKDSKLDSLSEDSNISNENIIPATAIMRQLAVAVEAAKKYNSLKDLQASSRDSSPVRERAALGFSAMKSLVLREKDDKFINEFGSDEKVVSLIKSLLDAEGHFPGKNGDLGRGEFITVSSLTRDIHGAPAESFVVKLSEAIGSLKTLRKMSSFWCRVVAELRRIWSEGQYIPGIPPDDVPDLNSCLLYQQLQVINCCISRKRRRAIATESLDSVLRQASPTVDKSSDSESLNALNSVLYARTSTEELVLRLGADKKFDNLTMLETGEPVFTPVTQEAPLLTEDLIKETEEFVLRTGSVGAGCSQLLSDMQAFKAANPGCILEDFVRWHSPPDWMEGDINDEADETSDGGDLLSTRGQLSRRMQKEGNLWRELWETAKPIPAMRQTPLFDEDLAVEGILNILEDISPSELFEQLFISLLGSGFVIAESTLSTNLDLSKLFNECKDYIVATCQSGNWLEKIDDICQVYETVEAMLLNPHEATKSTVPPEETTPAGELKNQFKRLNFIFGSKDRQSQKDKKNMEDNPTRQPFSSMFSKKPPKPSNGSSADKAAGSVDNDWTIV; encoded by the exons ATGGAGGCCTCTTTCGTGTCCAAAGCTAGGACTGCCTTTCATTCAGCTGCTGCTAAAGCGGAAAAAGTCTTTGCGGACATCAAAAAATCTGATTCGGTTGCCGATCGAG CGGAAGATTCTGATAGACAATCGCCGATTGCTTCGACGCCGGATTCTGTGAGTAGCAAGGACGAATCAAAG AACAGCAGTGATGCAAGGAATTCAAGGAGGAGACCGGCTCCGATAAAGACAAAGCACGACTGGCAGGAGAGGTTTAGAAACTTAAGGATAGGAAGAAGAGGTGCTGAGGAAACTGAGAAAGCTGAAAATCCAACAATGGCCTATGCACTTTTTGATGAGAATATATGCTTTGCAAGTGAGAGAGAAGTGAAG GACTCAAAGCTGGATTCACTGTCTGAAGATTCGAATATCTCAAATGAAAACATTATTCCTGCTACAGCTATTATGAGACAGCTTGCAGTAGCTGTTGA GGCCGCGAAGAAATATAATTCATTGAAGGATCTCCAGGCTTCATCAAGAGACTCTTCACCAGTGAGAGAGAGGGCTGCGTTGGGCTTCTCAGCAATGAAGTCTTTAGTACTACGGGAAAAGGATGATAAGTTCATCAATGAGTTTGGGTCGGATGAGAAAGTAGTCTCTCTGATCAAGTCACTACTAGATGCAG AAGGACATTTTCCTGGGAAGAATGGTGACCTTGGCCGAGGAGAATTTATCACTGTCTCATCTCTGACTAGAGATATTCATGGTGCTCCAGCTGAAAGTTTTGTTGTTAAGCTCTCTGAAGcaattggaagcttgaaaacCCTGCGGAAAATGTCATCCTTTTGGTGTAGAGTTGTTGCTGAA CTTAGAAGAATTTGGTCTGAAGGGCAGTATATTCCTGGCATTCCACCAGATGACGTCCCAGACTTGAATTCATGTCTTTTGTATCAGCAGTTACAGGTCATCAACTGTTGTATTTCCAGAAAAAGACGTCGTGCTATTGCAACTGAATCATTAGATTCAGTCTTAAGACAAGCTAGTCCAACTGTCGACAAGTCTTCTGATTCTGAAAGCTTAAATGCTTTAAATTCTGTCTTATATGCAAGAACTAGCACTGAGGAACTTGTTCTTCGATTAGGGGCTgataaaaaatttgataacttGACAATGCTGGAAActggtgaacctgtttttacACCTGTCACCCAG GAGGCACCTTTGCTAACGGAAGATCTTATCAAAGAAACAGAAGAGTTTGTGCTGCGAACTGGAAG TGTTGGTGCTGGTTGTTCCCAACTTCTGTCTGACATGCAGGCTTTCAAG GCAGCAAATCCAGGTTGTATATTAGAAGATTTCGTAAGGTGGCATTCACCCCCCGATTGGATGGAAGGTGACATTAATGATGAAGCCGATGAAACATCTGATGGTGGTGATTTGTTGTCAACGAGAGGTCAACTTAGTAGGAGGATGCAAAAAGAAG GTAATTTATGGCGGGAACTGTGGGAAACTGCAAAACCAATACCTGCAATGAGACAGACTCCCCTCTTTGATGAGGATCTTGCTGT GGAAGGTATTCTTAATATCTTGGAGGACATCTCACCTTCCGAGCTTTTTGAACAGCTGTTTATTTCTCTT CTGGGTTCAGGGTTTGTAATCGCTGAGTCTACGCTCTCAACAAATTTAGATCTGTCAAAGCTATTTAATGAATGCAAGGACTATATTGTTGCCACTTGTCAAAGCGGCAACTGGcttgaaaaaattgatgatATATGCCAG GTGTATGAAACAGTTGAGGCAATGTTGCTAAatccacatgaagctacaaaaAGTACAGTTCCACCCGAAGAAACAACACCTGCAGGTGAACTGAAAAACCAGTTCAAAAGGCTTAACTTCATCTTTGGTAGCAAAGATAGGCAGTCACAAAAAGACAAGAAGAATATGGAGGATAACCCAACCCGCCAACCATTCTCATCAATGTTCTCAAAGAAGCCTCCTAAGCCAAGTAATGGATCGTCAGCTGACAAAGCTGCTGGTTCTGTAGATAATGACTGGACAATTGTGTaa